The genomic segment CCAATCAGAAGCGTAATAGCAACTCGGAATACCAGTAAAGGCAGCCCCTCTAAATTAAAAACAGTGATGGTGTTAAAGTAATTTAAAAATAAACCCAAGGAAATTATTCGGAGAGCACGCACTAGAAATTTCAGAATACTTTTAAATGATTTTTCTTTGGTTGGATTTGCTAAAGGAATTGACATTCCTACAATAAAAATAAAGAATGGAAAAACATAATCAGCGAGTTTACAGCCATCCCATTCTGCATGAAGTAATTGGGGATATGTAGCACTCCAATTTCCTGGATTATTTACAATAACCATTACTAAAATAGTGATCCCACGAAGTATATCAAGTGAAATAAGACGGCTATTTTTCATAAATTAATGATTTATTTTAGTTAGGAAAAGATATTTTACCCATGGTAATCGATGGAATTCCCTTTCTAGAGCCAAAATTAGTAGGGCCTCCGGCTACAGTTTCATTGGCAAGAACTGCAAAAAGTAGTGCCTCTTTTGCATCGCCAGAAATTCCTAATTCATCAGTATTTTTGAATGAGTAAGGCACTAATTCTTTCAAATATTCCATAAGTAATGGATTGTGTGCACCTCCTCCAGAAACATAAATGAGGTAGTCGTCGTTTTTATATTCACTTTGGCTTATTGCGTCCAAAATCGCTTCAGCAGCAGTTTCAGCACTAAAACGAGTTAATGTAGCTACTACATCTTCTACAGAAAGTTGTTCAGTTTTACTTTCACGCATTGCTTTGTGAACGTAGTCCAAGTTAAAAAGTTCTGGTCCTGTCGTTTTTGGGAATGGTTCTGTAAAGAAAGAATTATCTTTTAGAGCAAACAATAGAGTTTGATTTACTTTGCCTTTTCTTGCAATTTCTGCATCTTTATCAAAACTTAACTCAGGAAAATGCAATTGAATAAAAGCATCAATTAAGGTGTTTCCTGTTCCGGTATCGGTAACAAAAACCTGTTCTGGATTTTGATCTTTGGGTAAAAAAGTAAAATTTCCAATACCCCCTAAATTCAACATTATTCGATGCTCTTCCGAACTTCCAAAAATAAAATAATCGCCATATACTGCTAGAGGAGCACCTTCGCCACCGGCAGCTACATGTTTTTGTCTAAAATCGGAAATGGTTGTAATTCCAGTATGAACTGCTATATGATCTCCATCTCCAATTTGTAAAGTAGCATTCGTAAACCGAGGCAATTGGTGTAATATTTTAGGTAAATGCATCACGGTTTGACCATGAGATGCAATTAAATCTATTTCTGAATTTGGAATTCCCCATTTTTTCAAACAATCTTTAATCATATTGGCATGCAAAATCCCTATCCATTCATTTAGCAATGCAAGATGCTGGAAATCGATTGTTTTTTTTGCAAATACCTTACGTATTTCAGTTTTAACTTCATCTGAATAAGGAATGGTTTCAAACTCTTTAAGAGAAACAGTTGTGTTTTTTGAAGCGCCTGAAATTTCGCAAAGCGCTACATCTAATCCGTCTAAAGAGGTGCCCGACATTAAACCGATAATCGTTCGTGTTGGTTTTTTCGCTAACTGATATAAGGATTCGATGTTCGGGTTCATTATCAAAGAGTTTAAAAATCGTACTTTTCTTGAACAGTTGTACTAGTTAACCATAACCCAACAAAAGTGATTAGGGTGTTTAGAATAATCAATTCGTTATCAAAAACATAACCGCCCAAAAGCACTTTTGAATTGTCGTTGATAATGAAGGTGAGGGCAGGAGACACGATACAAATGATTGGTACTAACTTGTCTTGTACTTTTTTGGATTTCATAAACAATCCGAAAGCATACAACCCTAAAAGCGGTCCGTAAGTATACGAAGCAACTCTAAAAATCATTCCTACAACCGAACTATCATTGATGGAGTTAAAAATAAGAATTACTATGAAAATTACTATTGAAAAACCAAAATGTACCCAATGTCTAGTGGCAACTAAATTAGTTTTATGACTATTTTCTTCTTTATCCATTCCTAAAAAGTCAACACAAAAAGAAGTAGTTAAGGCAGTCAAAGCGGAATCAGTGGTAGCAAACGTAGCAGCAATTAGTCCTAAAAGAAATACTACACCGGGTACTATCGTTAAATGATTCAACGCAATTTCAGGGAAAAGCAAATCGGTTCTCGGTTTATTAGATATTAAATCTAATGGTACGGCAATGTTATTTTTGGCAGCAAAAATATACAATAAAGCGCCAACGCTTAAGAAAAACAAATTGATGATTACAAAAATTGCGGTGAAACTGAACATATTTTTTTGGGCTTCCCCAATGTTCTTACAACTCAAATTTTTCTGCATTAAATCTTGATCCAATCCTACCATTGCGAGAGTAACAAAAATTCCGCCCAAGATTTGTTTGACAAAGTGAAATTTACTTTCAGTAAAATCTTCAAAGAAGAAAATTTGAGAATAGTTACTGTTTTTAACCTCTTCAAAAGCGCCTATAAGATTTAAATCAAGACTACTGCAAATGAAATAAATAGTCATAAATACAGAGGCAACTAAGAAAAATGTTTGCAAGGTATCTGTAATGATGATTGTTTTCAAACCGCCTTTGTAGGTGTAGGAAAAAATGAGTAGTAATGAAATTAACACTGTGGCTGCAAATGGAATATGATAATAATCAAACACATAACGCTGCAATACGATTACCACCAAATACAATCGGAAGGACGAAGAAATAGTTCGGCTTACTAAAAAGATAGAAGCAGCAGTTCTGTAACTATAAAAACCCATACGTTGTTCAATATAACTGTATATGGAAGTTAAATTCATTCTATAATACAAGGGTAGAAGTAACTTGGCTACAATAATGAATCCTATGGCATTTCCAATGATGAACTGGAAATATTTAAATTGTTCGCCATTTGGTGAACCCACTTCTCCTGGTACTGATATGAAAGTGACACCAGAAAGTGCCGTACCAATCATACCGAAAGCAACTAAGTACCATTTGGAGTTTTTGTTTGCGGTAAAAAATACAGTATTGCCACTATCTTTTTTGCTTACAGCATAGGATATATAGAACAACAAACTGAAGTAGGTAATGATTAACAGTAAAATTATGCTAGGACTCATAGGATCTTTTTATATTATTAAACAAATATGGTAAATTATTTCATTTTAGTTAGTACAGCTCGAACACTTTTATGTTCTTTTAGAAGTAAAGATGCACTTTGACTGTCAACATCTAATTCGTCCATAATCATTTTGATGCCCCTGTTTACTAATTTTTCATTGGATAACTGCATATCGACCATCTTATTACCTTTTACTTTACCCAGTTGGATCATAACAGCAGTCGAAATCATATTAAGGACTAATTTTTGAGAAGTACCTGCTTTCATTCTGGTACTACCAGTCAAGAATTCTGGCCCAACAACTAATTCTATTGGATAATCGGCTTCTTTAGAGATTAAACAATTACTATTACAAGAAATACTACCAGTAATACTACCATTTTCTTGTGCTTTTTTAAGTCCGCCAATAACGTAGGGAGTGTTTCCAGAAGCGGCTATTCCGATAACAACATCTGAACTATTGATATTGTATTTCTTTAAATCTTCCCAAGCCTGATTGGTATCGTCTTCTGCATTTTCAACTGCCTTTCGAATTGCAGTATCACCTCCAGCTATAATTCCGATTATTACATTGTCAGACACACCAAAAGTAGGAGGGCATTCTGAGGCGTCTAAAACGCCAATGCGTCCAGAGGTGCCAGCTCCGATATAAAATAAGCGACCACCTATTTTAAGTTGCTTAACGATCGCATTAATCAATAATTCGATTTTAGGTATTTCTTTTTCAATTACTTGAGCTACCTTTTTATCCTCTGCATTAATACCAATTAGAATTTCTTCTACGCTCATTTGATCTAAATTGTTATAATGAGATTCTTTTTCTGTATCTGGATTGTTTTTTATCATAGTTCGGAAAAATGTGTTTTATATTAAATAGATGTATAATAATTGTAATTAAAAATAAATTTAATAACAGTAAAAAATATGTAATAGTAATGTAAATGGAAACTAAATGAAAATATAGTTAGTTGTAACACTAATTTGTTAAAGTCCTAATTTGTAATGCAAATATAGAAACAACTTTTAGAAATGCAATTTTTATTGCATTATTTGTCAATTTCAGATATAATAACGCAAAAGTATGCATTTTGTTGTATAGAGCATGTCATTTCAAATTAAATTTTAGAATTGCAACTCATTGATTAGCTAAATATTTACTCAAAATCAGCTAAATTATGCGTTATTTTGCATTTTTTTAAATAAATTTGATAAAAAAAGCATTTTTTATGTTGAGTATAATATTTTTTTTATAGATTTGAAATTCATTCTAAATTTTACAAACAATTATGAAAAAATTAATTTTTACTTTTTGCTTGCTTGTATTTACTTCTTATTTTGTAGAAGCACAAAATAAGAGGATTACAGGTACAATTAAAGAAGCTGATACTGGATTACCAATTGTTGGTGCCTCTGTATCGGTAGTTGGAACTAAGTCAAGTTCGTCAAGTGGATTTGATGGGGATTATTCCTTAGAAGCAAAAGAGGGTGACATCCTTCTTTTTAATTACATAGGATTTAAGACAATTCGAGTAAAAGTAACTGGTACAACAGTTAATGTTAAAATGGACACGGAAACAAGTGCATTAAACGAAGTTGTTGTAATGGGTTCTACAATTCGTACTACACGAAAAGAGATGGGTAATGCTGTAACTACAATTAAATCAAGTGATTTAGTTAAAGCACAGCCAACTGGATTTTCTTCTGCCTTACAAGGTAAGATAGCTGGAGCGCAAATCACTCAAAACTCTGGAGATCCATCAGGAGGTTTTTCTATCAAATTAAGAGGTACGTCTTCTATATTAGGAGCATCTGACCCTTTGTATGTTATTGATGGTGTAGTTATTAGTAACAGTAGTGCCAATGTTGCCAATCCTGAAATTGGCGGTAGTACCAATTTAGTAATTGGACAAAACCGTACGGCAGATATCAATCCAAATGATATTGAAAGTATTGAAGTCCTTAATGGTGGAGCAGCAGCAGCAATTTATGGTTCTCGTGCAGCTAATGGTGTTGTTATTATTACAACTAAAAAAGGTAAAACGGGAGAGGCTTCCTATACTTTTTCTACTAATTTAGTAGTTAATTCACTTCGTAAAAAGTTAGATACTAACTTAGTAAATAAGCAATTTGTGATACCTGCAGCACATGGTGCTTTATTTCCAATTACAGGATCTCCTGCATCAGCAACAACAGTTCCTGTTCATAGAGGATTAAATCAAGCTGGAGTACCTCAAGGTTTGGTTAATATGGATACTCGTTTAATGGACGTAACTCGTTATGACTATCAAGATGATATTTTTACAACTGGTGTAGGTACCGACACTTATTTTTCTGTAAATGGTGGAGACACTAAAACTAAATATTTTGCATCTGTTGGTTATTTAGTTAATAATGGAATTGTAAAAAACACGGATTTCAAAAGATTAGGACTTAATTTAAAAATTCAAAATAAAATCAGCGAAAAACTATCGGCTTCTTTCGGAGTTAATTATGTAACTTCAAGATCAGAAGACAAACCTGATGGAAATGTTTTTTATAGTCCAATGAATTCGGCTACAATCAATAACAATGTTTATAATCTAAACAATCGTAGAGATGCTAACGGCAATTTATTAGCGGTGGATCCAGGACGTGTAAACCCACTGTCTGTAATAGAAACTTTCGATTTTGGACAACAAACAGATCGTATTATTGCTGACGTACAATTAAATTACAAACCGTTCAAAAACTTTAATGCTGATTTTATTGTAGGTTTAGATAATTTTAACCAAAAAGGGTATGGATTCATTCCTAGATTTCCATACGCACCTGTAAATATTGGTACTTTCCCTGATGGATTTGTTTCTGAAACAGATAATAAGGTGTATCAATTGAATAATGATTTGAACCTTAGGTATGTTTGGAATGTAAGTAAAGATTTTACTGCAACAACTTATGGCGGATATAATGTACAATTCTATCGTGACAAACTTTTTTCTGTTCAAGGGAGAGATTTAAAGCCATTTATTGAAAATATTAATGCTGCAAATACTATTATTGGAGGAGCAGCAGGATCAGCTGAAACTAACTATAACTTATGGGGAGTTTATCTTCAAGAAACTCTTGGATACAAGAATAAATTATTTGTAACGGCTGCCATTAGACAAGATGCATCTACAATTTTTGCTGCGGATGTAAGAAATCAAATTTATCCAAAAATTAGTGGTAGTTACGTACTTTCTAGTGAAAAGTTTATGGAAAATACTAAAGTAAGTACAGCAAGGTTAAGAGCTTCTTGGGGAGAATCAGGAAATTTAACTGCAATTGGAGCTTATTCTAGATTTACAAATTATTCAACTGGTAACCTTTTTGGACAAACTTCATTTACTCTTGCTGGAAACAGTCGAGGAAATTTAGGATTAATTCCAGAACGTAATGTGTCGTTTGAAGTAGGTGCTGATTTAGGTTTCTTTAATGATAGATTAACTATTTCGGGAACTTATTATAGAGCAGACATTAAAGATTTATTATTACGTGTACAGTCAGCCCCTTCAACTGGTGCTACTTCATCTATTGAAAATTTAGGTGAAATGACAAACAAAGGAGTTGAGTTTACCGTTAAAGGATTAGTGGTGAAATCGGAAGACTTCAATGTTGAAGTATATGGTAATATGAGCCGCAATAGAAACGAAGTGACTAAACTGAATCAACCTTTCTTTTTATTAGATTCTAATCCAGCAGGTGCTCCGGTTGCAGTGCAACTTAATCGCCCTATTGGAACTTATTTTGGAAGTTATTATGCTCGTAATCCTGACGGAAGTTTATTGTTGCAGCCAAACGGTTTGCCACAAACTGAAAGAGGGAACACTGCAACTCGTCAGCCACAGAGAAACTCAAGTGGTCAGCCATTTGGAGATGTATTAACTAAAGAAATTGGGGATCCAAATCCAGATTTCATCTATGCTTTCGGAACTAACATTAATTATAAAAAATGGGGAGTATCGGTACTTTTTGATGGAGTGAGTGGAGGAGATATTTTTGATGCCGACTACAGAACACGTCAAGGTACAGGAGCAGGACAATTAGTAGCTAAAGAGTTAAAAGGTGAATTACCAAGAGGTTACATTTACTCTATTTATGCTATTGAAGAATTTAGAGTTGTAGATGGAAGTTATTTAAAATTAAGAGAAGTTTCTGTTAACTACTCTTTTGGTAAAGTAAACAATTTCTTTGAAGATTTCACTGTTAATCTAAGTGGTAGAAATCTTTATTCATGGGATAGATTTACAAGCTATGATCCTGAAGTTAATTCAGGAGGTCAATCTGCAGTAGCAAGATATAACTTTGGAACAATTCCAATTCCAAGAACTATTGCATTAGCACTTAAGTTTAAATTTTAATACAAATGAAAATGAAAAAATTTATAATAGTATCGGTTTTCATGAGCTTATTTTTAACCTCATGTGACGAAGAATTTTTAGACCCAACTCGTGCTTCAGAAGAAGATGTTTTTTCTTCACGCGATGGTTTGATTGGCGCTGCAAATGGACTTCAGTCTCGTTATAGTGTTGGTAGACAAAGTCCTTTTGGATATGCTCTGATTACTGGAAATGGTTTTACAACTAATGAATTAGGTGTGCCACAAGCAGGAAATTTAGATGAAGTTGCCTTGTATTCTGGTTCAGGAGAGGTTCTTCCAAATAATGGTATTGTATCGAATATTTGGGCGCAAAGTTTAATTTTGAACTCTGAATCTCAAAAGGTGATTAATAATATTAATCGTTTGACAGTACCAGTTGAAAAAGCAACGGTGTTAGTTCACGCTTCTATTTTTAAAGCGCTTGCTCTTGGTAATTTAATTCAGTTTTTTGAAAGAGTTCCAATTTCAACTGCTAAAAATGCAACTTTTAATTCAAGAGCTGAGGTACTTGCTGAGGTAATTAAAACTTTGGAAGATACAAAATCATCTTTGCCTAGCGCAACTGGTTTTACTGGTATAGCACCTGGAATTAACTATACAAATACTGTAAATGCACTTTTAGCGCGCTTTTATTTAATTTCAGGAAATTTGGATAAAGCTTTTGAACATGCTACACTAGTTAACTTAACTGTACGTTCTGGATTCCAATTTGATGCAGTAAATCAAAATGCGATTGCTGCAACAGCATTTTTGGTAGCTAATAATTACCAACCAATTGGAAAGTCACTTGGACTTCCAGCTTCATTACAACCTAATGCAGCTGATGGAAGAATTAATTTTTATATTAACCCAACTTCAACTGTTTCTGCAGTTAAAGGTGCAGGATTTTGGGGAGCTATATCTAGTACTGTTCCGGTATATCTACCTGGTGAAATGATTTTGATTAGAGCTGAAGTATTAGCACGTAAAAATCAATTACCAGAGGCAGTAACTGAAATCAATAGAGTTTTGCAAAAAACTGCTGCTGCTGACGTTTGGGGTGTAGGTGCAAATCTACCAGCCTATTCTGGTACTGTTGACCAACCAAGTTTGTTAACTGAAATATACAGAAATCGTTGTATAGAACTTTTTATGTCAGGATTGAAACTCGAAGATACTCGAAGATTTAATCGCCCTGGAGCAGGAGCTCCTGGAGCTGAGCGCAATAGAAACTGGTATCCTTATCCTGATTCTGAGCGTTTTAACAATCCTAATACACCAGCTAATCCAGCTAATTAATTTTGTTTTGTTTTTAAATTTGACGAGTTGCTTTTATAGCAACTCGTTTTTTTTATATAAATATTCATACACAATTTTAGGTTAAAATAAGTTTCATTTTTTTGACAGTGCTCTACTATTCTGAAGTATCGATTTAGAAAATAATTGAATATCAGTTTTGAATTTCTATTTTATCAAATACTGAAAAATAATGCAACAATCTTCGAATTTGATAGGTGTTATTAATATATTTGTAAAAACATTATAATTGCTGATATGTTAAAGAAGGAACGTTGCCAATACATACTTAAAAAACTTGCTGAAAAACAAAGTGTTAATACTATAGAGTTAGCTGTAGAATTGTCAGTTTCAGAGGATTCAATCAGAAGAGATTTACAACTATTGCACGATCAAGGCAAGCTCGAAAAAGTGTACGGTGGAGGTATTCCAGTATCAGATAAAAACAAGAATTTTTTTGATATTGAAATTTCAAACGAAAAAAAGAAAATTGCGTTAGGCACAAAAGCGCTTTCTTTATTGCGTGACGGACAAGTAATTATCATGAGTGGAGGTACAACTAATTTGGTTTTTTCAAAGTTAATTCCCCCGGATCTGAAAGTAACCATTTATACGTATAGTTTGCCTATTGCGATGCAACTGTCTCAACATCCCAATATTGATTTGATTTTTATTGGTGGAAAATTGCAAAAAAACGCCATGGTTACTATTGGTATGGATGTAGTTCAGGTACTATCTGCTATCAAAGCTGATATTTGTTTTATGGGGGTAAGTAGCATCAATGTTAAATCTGGTTTAACTGAAAAAGGATATGAAGTTTCGGTTGTGAAAAAAGCCATGATTCAAGTTTCTGAAAAAGTTGTTGCCATGGTAGATTCGGGTAAATTAGATACAAAAATGCCGCATTCTGTTTGCGATTTAAATCAGCTACATAGTATTATTACAGATCTTAATCCTAAAGATCCTAAGTTAAAGGAATATATTTCATCAGGAGGTTTTATTATTTAAAAATGCATTATTTTGCGTTATTAAACTATAATTTGTTAATTATTGCATAAAAAAGCAATTTGTTAAATCGTATTTGTATATTTGCTTATAACAAATTAAAAATCCCGATTTATTATGGCTCAAATTAATCCTTTATCTTTTGTTAAACCCGGAAAATACGAATCGTCCCGTTTTGAAAAAATCCACAATGTAATTTTTGATAATTCTGTTTCGGGTTCTATTGCTGTAGCACATGAAATTGCTGAATTAATTAAAGCAAAGCAGGAGACAAATTCCTATTGTGTACTTGGTTTAGCTACAGGATCTTCTCCTATAAAAGTGTATGAAGAGTTAATTCGTCTTCACCGAGAGGAGGGGCTGAGTTTTAAAAATGTTATCACATTTAATTTGGATGAATATTTTCCAATGAAAACGGATAATATTCAAAGTTATTATTTTTTCATGCAAGAGTATTTATTCAAGCATGTCGATATAGCCTCTGAAAACATCAACATTCCAAATGGGGACTGTACAGTTGAAGAAAGTCTCCTTTTATGTTCACAATACGAAGAGAAAATCCGTAATTATGGCGGCTTAGATTTTCAACTATTAGGTATTGGTCGAACTGCACATATTGGTTTTAATGAACCTGGTTCGCATCAAAATTCAACCACTCGAATGGTTACGCTTGATCATCTTACGCGTTCAGATGCAGCATCGTCTTTCTTAGGGATGGACAATGTTCCTAAAAAAGCGATTACGATGGGAGTAGCGACAGTTTTAGAGGCGCGAAGGATTGTATTGTTGGCATGGGGTCAAAATAAAGCGGAGGTGATTTATGAAACGATTGAAGGAAAAGTAACTTCGAAAAAACCTGCAACCTATTTGCAAAATCATCCGAATGTAACTTTTGTCTTAGATGTAGAAGCGGCTTCATTACTTACTCGAATCAATACTCCGTGGGTTGTAGATGGCTGTGAATGGAACTCCGACTTAATACGTAAAGCTATAGTTTGGCTTTGTAAAAAGACAGGGAAGTCGATATTGCATCTTACCGATAAAGACTACTTTGAACACGGTATGGAAAGTTTATTGGCTATCGAAGGAACCGCTTATGATTTAAACATAAAGATGTTCAATCAGCTACAACATGCAATTACAGGTTGGCCTGGCGGAAAACCCAATTCGGATCATCAGCAACGTCCCGAACGCTCTACGCCAGAAAAGAAAAGAGTGATTATTTTTAGTCCGCACCCAGATGATGATGTAATCTCTATGGGGGGAACATTCGACCGCTTGATTACCCAAGGACACGAAGTGCATGTGGTATATCAAACCTCAGGAAATATTGCGGTTTCCAATGATGAAGCATTGAAATTTGCTGAAATCGGATTGGTGTTTGATCCCCAAAATAAAACCTATTCTGAAATTGTCGAATTTATCAAGCAAAAAAATAGTTCGATTTCAGATAGCATACCATTGCGCAATTTAAAAGCGCAAATTCGTCAAAAAGAATCCTTAGGCGCTACTCGTTTTTTAGGCTTGCCAGACAGCCAAGTTCATTTCTTAAATCTACCTTTTTATGAAACAGGTACCATTAAAAAGAGTCCGTTATCAAAAAAAGATATCGATTTAATGATAGCTATTATTGAATCCATACAGCCGCATCAAATTTATGCTGCAGGAGATTTAGCTGATCCTCACGGAACGCACAAAGTATGTCTCGATTCATTATTCATGGCATTAGAAGAAATCAAGCACAAACCATTTATGGATGATTGTTGGGTATGGTTGTACAGAGGCGCTTGGCACGAATGGGATATTCACGAAATTGAAATGGCTGTCCCAATGAGTCCTAATCAAGTATTGCGAAAACGAACCGCTATCTTTTATCACCAATCGCAAAAAGATGGTGTCATGTTTCAAGGAGATGATTCTAGAGAATTTTGGGTACGAGTGGAAGAACGCAATAAAGATACTGCAGAGAAATTCAAAGACCTTGGCTTGGCTAGTTATGCTGCTATGGAAGCATTTAAACGCTATCATTTTTAAATATACAACACTTAATTGAGAGAATTTTGGTAAAGGTTTGTTTACCACCCTCTAGCGCTTTATAAATTGATTTATTTCAGTTTAGAGCGCTAGAATTTTTATATTTGTCATTCACTACTGAATTTATAGTACTCATATAGTAATACCATGTCGCATATTTTACCTTTACAACAATTAGCGTCCTCTTTAGAAGGCGATTTATTTTATGACGAATTGCATAAGGTAATCTATTCTACGGATGCATCCGTTTACCAAATTAAACCCATTGCTATTGCAAGACCAAAGTCGGTTACAGATATACAAACGCTTGTTCATTTTGCAAATGAACATCAAATTCCATTAACTCCAAGGACAGCAGGAACTTCCTTAGCAGGACAAACAGTAGGTAGCGGAATTATAGTGGATGTGTCCAAATATTTCACAAATATAGTTGCTTTAGATCAAGAAAATAAAACTGTAACAGTTCAGCCAGGAGTAATTCGAGATGAATTGAATTTGTTTTTAAAACCGTACGGATTATTTTTTGGTCCCAATACTTCAACATCTAACCGATGTATGATTGGAGGAATGGTTGGAAATAATTCCTCAGGAACGACTTCTATTCGGTATGGAGTGACACGAGATAAAATAGTTGAATTAAAAGCCATTTTGAGTGATGGTTCGGAAACAGTATTTACCTCACTTTGTTCGGCTGAGTTTGTCGAAAAAACGAAAGGTGATTCTTTAGAAAATCAGATTTACAAAACGGTTTACGAGGAACTTTCAAATGCTGACACACAAAATGAAATTATAAAAGAGTTTCCAAAACCTGAAATTCATAGACGAAATACGGGTTATGCTGTCGATTTGTTGTTGAAATCAGATTTGTTTTCAGGAAACGAGCCGACTATAAATCTTGGGAAACTGCTTTGTGGTAGCGAAGGAACATTAGCTTTTACAACTGAAGTTACGCTGAAAGTGGATGATTTGCCTCCTACGCATAATATTATGGTGGCAGCCCATTTTCATACCATTCAAGAAAGTTTGGAAGCGGTTATGATTGCGATGAAACATCATTTGTATACTTGCGAAATGATGGACGATACCATTTTGAATTGTACGAAAACCAACAGGGAACAAGCTAAAAATCGTTTCTTTATACAAGGCGAACCTAAGGCAGTAATTATGTTGGAAGTAGCTTCTGATTCTTTAGAGGATGCTGAACGCCAAGCGAATGCTTTGATTGCTGATTTAGAACAAAACAATTTTGGCTATGCTTTACCAAAGTTGTACGGACAAGATATTGACAAGATAAACGAACTTCGAAAAGCAGGTTTAGGGCTTTTAGGAAGTATTGTGGGCGATGATAAAGCAGCCGATTCTATTGAAGATACCGCTGTTGAACTCAGCGACTTAC from the Flavobacterium ammonificans genome contains:
- a CDS encoding DeoR/GlpR family DNA-binding transcription regulator, giving the protein MLKKERCQYILKKLAEKQSVNTIELAVELSVSEDSIRRDLQLLHDQGKLEKVYGGGIPVSDKNKNFFDIEISNEKKKIALGTKALSLLRDGQVIIMSGGTTNLVFSKLIPPDLKVTIYTYSLPIAMQLSQHPNIDLIFIGGKLQKNAMVTIGMDVVQVLSAIKADICFMGVSSINVKSGLTEKGYEVSVVKKAMIQVSEKVVAMVDSGKLDTKMPHSVCDLNQLHSIITDLNPKDPKLKEYISSGGFII
- the nagB gene encoding glucosamine-6-phosphate deaminase, producing MAQINPLSFVKPGKYESSRFEKIHNVIFDNSVSGSIAVAHEIAELIKAKQETNSYCVLGLATGSSPIKVYEELIRLHREEGLSFKNVITFNLDEYFPMKTDNIQSYYFFMQEYLFKHVDIASENINIPNGDCTVEESLLLCSQYEEKIRNYGGLDFQLLGIGRTAHIGFNEPGSHQNSTTRMVTLDHLTRSDAASSFLGMDNVPKKAITMGVATVLEARRIVLLAWGQNKAEVIYETIEGKVTSKKPATYLQNHPNVTFVLDVEAASLLTRINTPWVVDGCEWNSDLIRKAIVWLCKKTGKSILHLTDKDYFEHGMESLLAIEGTAYDLNIKMFNQLQHAITGWPGGKPNSDHQQRPERSTPEKKRVIIFSPHPDDDVISMGGTFDRLITQGHEVHVVYQTSGNIAVSNDEALKFAEIGLVFDPQNKTYSEIVEFIKQKNSSISDSIPLRNLKAQIRQKESLGATRFLGLPDSQVHFLNLPFYETGTIKKSPLSKKDIDLMIAIIESIQPHQIYAAGDLADPHGTHKVCLDSLFMALEEIKHKPFMDDCWVWLYRGAWHEWDIHEIEMAVPMSPNQVLRKRTAIFYHQSQKDGVMFQGDDSREFWVRVEERNKDTAEKFKDLGLASYAAMEAFKRYHF
- a CDS encoding RagB/SusD family nutrient uptake outer membrane protein, which gives rise to MKKFIIVSVFMSLFLTSCDEEFLDPTRASEEDVFSSRDGLIGAANGLQSRYSVGRQSPFGYALITGNGFTTNELGVPQAGNLDEVALYSGSGEVLPNNGIVSNIWAQSLILNSESQKVINNINRLTVPVEKATVLVHASIFKALALGNLIQFFERVPISTAKNATFNSRAEVLAEVIKTLEDTKSSLPSATGFTGIAPGINYTNTVNALLARFYLISGNLDKAFEHATLVNLTVRSGFQFDAVNQNAIAATAFLVANNYQPIGKSLGLPASLQPNAADGRINFYINPTSTVSAVKGAGFWGAISSTVPVYLPGEMILIRAEVLARKNQLPEAVTEINRVLQKTAAADVWGVGANLPAYSGTVDQPSLLTEIYRNRCIELFMSGLKLEDTRRFNRPGAGAPGAERNRNWYPYPDSERFNNPNTPANPAN